In Streptomyces ambofaciens ATCC 23877, a single genomic region encodes these proteins:
- a CDS encoding helix-turn-helix domain-containing protein, with protein sequence MSAASHRISRLEPYLDRVEPAPTLLKMLVGVQLAGFREDAGLSQDQAARDLGFSAAKLSRIESGKSRRPPTETDVRALLERYGTDDYEASVLLKLLQRAGEPGWWQRYDKRLMPEWFDRLVGLQEAAATIRTFEIQYVPGLLQTAGYTRAVVERGLPNAPEGEVRRRVELRMRRAELLRRGDAPQLWAIIDESVLLRVLGSRDVMREQLAHLVTMAEQPHVTLQIVPLDVTNASAPAIPVTYLRFGGADLPDVVYLEHIKSANFLEDRDETEEYRVALDRLADEALTPRESRELLRETMALRYPEK encoded by the coding sequence ATGTCCGCCGCGTCGCATCGCATCTCCCGACTCGAACCGTATCTGGACCGGGTCGAGCCCGCCCCGACTCTGCTGAAGATGCTGGTCGGCGTCCAGCTGGCGGGTTTCCGTGAGGACGCCGGTCTGTCCCAGGACCAGGCGGCACGCGACCTCGGGTTCAGCGCGGCGAAGCTCTCCCGCATCGAGTCGGGCAAGAGCCGCAGGCCCCCTACGGAGACCGACGTCCGTGCGCTGCTGGAGCGGTACGGCACCGACGACTACGAGGCCTCGGTCCTGCTCAAGCTGCTGCAGCGCGCCGGCGAACCGGGCTGGTGGCAGCGGTACGACAAGCGCCTGATGCCCGAGTGGTTCGACCGCCTCGTGGGCCTCCAGGAGGCCGCGGCGACCATCCGTACCTTCGAGATCCAGTACGTCCCCGGTCTGCTCCAGACCGCGGGCTACACCCGGGCCGTGGTCGAGCGCGGGCTGCCGAACGCGCCCGAGGGCGAGGTCCGGCGGCGCGTCGAACTGCGCATGCGCCGCGCCGAGTTGCTGCGGCGCGGTGACGCCCCGCAACTGTGGGCGATCATCGACGAGTCCGTGCTGCTGCGTGTGCTGGGCAGCCGCGACGTCATGCGGGAGCAGCTCGCGCACCTGGTCACGATGGCCGAGCAGCCCCATGTGACGCTGCAGATCGTGCCGCTGGACGTGACGAACGCGTCGGCGCCCGCGATCCCCGTCACCTATCTGCGCTTCGGCGGCGCCGACCTGCCCGACGTGGTGTACCTGGAGCACATCAAGAGCGCCAACTTCCTCGAGGACCGCGACGAGACCGAGGAGTACCGGGTCGCGCTGGACCGCCTGGCCGACGAGGCGCTGACTCCGCGCGAGTCACGGGAGCTGCTGCGCGAGACGATGGCGCTGCGCTACCCGGAGAAGTGA
- a CDS encoding DUF397 domain-containing protein encodes MPSVRNGVQASSLDACWMKSRHSNAEGNCVEVALVDGGIAMRNSRDPDGPALVYTSGEVAAFLAGAKEGEFDHLL; translated from the coding sequence GTGCCATCAGTGCGCAACGGAGTGCAGGCCAGCTCGTTGGACGCCTGCTGGATGAAGAGTCGGCACAGCAACGCCGAGGGCAACTGCGTCGAGGTCGCCCTCGTGGACGGAGGCATCGCGATGCGCAACTCCCGCGATCCGGACGGCCCCGCACTCGTGTACACCTCCGGAGAGGTGGCCGCCTTCCTGGCCGGGGCGAAGGAGGGCGAGTTCGACCACCTCCTGTGA